A genome region from Canis lupus dingo isolate Sandy chromosome 7, ASM325472v2, whole genome shotgun sequence includes the following:
- the LOC125755431 gene encoding cuticle collagen 13-like produces the protein MNDAERKGAQRRLASQQARETRGPQRSENLRSLLAHFQPRGEGRGRRIPGTPRPSSPAPRAGGASAPRAPARRPTSSPPGPRGPPRSEGGADGGDTRPRRAILPEKTSQTTGDYRSLKRHGDKI, from the exons ATGAATGATGCTGAGAGGAAGGGCGCGCAACGGCGACTCGCCAGCCAGCAAGCAAGGGAAACACGAGGGCCACAGCGTTCCGAAAACCTGCGAAGCCTCCTCGCCCACTTCCAACCCCGGGGCGAAGGGCGAGGCCGGCGGATCCCGGGGACGCCAAGGCCCTCCTCTCCCGCCCCCAGGGCTGGAGGCGCGTCCGCCCCGCGGGCCCCCGCTCGGAGGCCGACGTCCTcgccgcccggcccgcggggCCCGCCACGCTCGGAAGGAGGCGCCGACGGAGGGGACACGCGTCCGCGCCG GGCCATCCTGCCTGAGAAGACATCACAGACTACAGGAGACTACAGGAGCCTCAAAAGACATGGTGACAAGATATAA